From Streptomyces sp. GSL17-111, one genomic window encodes:
- a CDS encoding cytochrome ubiquinol oxidase subunit I: protein MDLALAPETLARWQFGITTVYHFLFVPLTISLASLTAGLQTAWVRTGKEKYLRATKFWGKLFLINIAMGVVTGILQEFQFGMNWSDYSRFVGDVFGAPLAFEALIAFFFESTFIGLWIFGWDKLPQRIHLACIWMVAVGTILSAYFILAANSWMQHPVGYRIDPESGRAELTDFWHVLTQNTAVAQFAHTITAAFLTGAAFMVGIAAYHLIRRRHIPVMRTSLRVGLVTMVVSGLLVAVSGDRLAKIMYEQQPMKMAAAEALWDTEGPAPFSVFAYGDVDEGHNTVAVEIPGLLSFLAHDDFSTPVPGINDTNEALKEQFDEELGLGDYRPNIPVAYWGFRWMIGFGMTSLALGVVGLYLTRRKRWLAPSLRTGAEEVPRLALTRTRELGPTLTRWYWRAAFLTMAFPLIANCWGWIFTEMGRQPWAVYGVLPTASAVSPSVSQGEVIASMSLYTALYAVLAVVEFRLLAKYAKAGPPELTEADLDPPTRIGGGRGPRADEDADRPMAFSY from the coding sequence GTGGATCTCGCTCTGGCGCCGGAGACGCTGGCGCGCTGGCAGTTCGGCATCACGACCGTCTACCACTTCCTCTTCGTCCCCCTGACGATCTCGCTGGCCTCGCTCACGGCGGGCCTGCAGACGGCGTGGGTCAGAACGGGGAAGGAGAAGTACCTCAGGGCCACCAAGTTCTGGGGGAAGCTTTTCCTGATCAACATCGCGATGGGCGTCGTCACCGGCATCCTGCAGGAGTTCCAGTTCGGCATGAACTGGTCCGACTACTCCCGCTTCGTCGGGGACGTCTTCGGCGCTCCGCTCGCCTTCGAGGCGCTGATCGCCTTCTTCTTCGAGTCGACCTTCATCGGCCTGTGGATCTTCGGCTGGGACAAGCTCCCGCAGCGCATCCACCTGGCCTGCATCTGGATGGTCGCGGTCGGCACCATCCTGTCCGCCTACTTCATCCTCGCCGCCAACTCCTGGATGCAGCACCCGGTCGGCTACCGCATCGACCCGGAGTCGGGACGTGCGGAGCTGACCGACTTCTGGCACGTGCTGACCCAGAACACGGCGGTGGCGCAGTTCGCGCACACCATCACCGCGGCCTTCCTCACCGGCGCCGCCTTCATGGTGGGCATCGCCGCCTACCACCTGATCCGCCGTCGACACATTCCGGTGATGCGCACCTCGCTCCGGGTGGGCCTGGTGACCATGGTGGTCAGCGGCCTCCTCGTCGCCGTCAGCGGCGACCGGCTCGCCAAGATCATGTACGAGCAGCAGCCCATGAAGATGGCCGCCGCCGAGGCGCTGTGGGACACCGAGGGCCCGGCGCCCTTCTCCGTGTTCGCCTACGGCGACGTCGACGAGGGGCACAACACGGTGGCCGTCGAGATCCCCGGCCTGCTCTCCTTCCTCGCCCACGACGACTTCAGCACTCCCGTCCCGGGGATCAACGACACCAACGAGGCCCTCAAGGAACAGTTCGACGAGGAGCTGGGCCTCGGCGACTACCGGCCCAACATCCCCGTCGCCTACTGGGGCTTCCGGTGGATGATCGGCTTCGGCATGACGTCCCTCGCCCTCGGCGTCGTCGGGCTCTACCTGACGCGCCGGAAGCGCTGGCTCGCGCCCTCCCTGCGCACCGGCGCGGAGGAGGTGCCGCGGCTGGCGCTCACCCGGACCCGGGAGCTCGGACCCACGCTGACCCGCTGGTACTGGCGTGCGGCGTTCCTCACGATGGCCTTCCCCCTCATCGCGAACTGCTGGGGCTGGATCTTCACCGAGATGGGCCGCCAGCCCTGGGCGGTGTACGGGGTGCTCCCGACGGCCTCCGCCGTCTCCCCGAGCGTCTCCCAGGGCGAGGTGATCGCGTCGATGTCCCTCTACACGGCCCTGTACGCGGTGCTCGCCGTGGTGGAGTTCCGGCTGCTGGCCAAGTACGCCAAGGCCGGTCCCCCGGAGCTGACCGAGGCGGACCTGGACCCGCCCACCCGCATCGGGGGCGGACGCGGTCCCCGGGCCGACGAGGACGCCGACCGTCCCATGGCCTTCTCCTACTGA
- a CDS encoding LLM class flavin-dependent oxidoreductase, translating to MRLSTVILPVDRWHEGGGEKWRRAESLGFHTAYTYDHLSWRVPFRDGPWFGAVPTLTAAATATTRLRLGTLVTSPNFRHPVTLAKELISLDDVSGGRVTLGIGAGGSGFDATALGQEPWTPKERADRFAEFVPLLDRLLTEPALTFEGRFYSAVEARTVPGCVQRPRLPFAVAANGPRGLRLAARHGQAWVTTGDPKLGDSGTPEQSLTAVGEQIERLGAACEAAGRDAAELEKVLLIGFTPDRPLDSVEAFVDFAGRHAEVGVTELVMHWPIPGTRFAADQGVFERIATEVPGRL from the coding sequence ATGCGACTGAGTACCGTGATCCTCCCCGTCGACCGCTGGCACGAGGGGGGCGGCGAGAAGTGGCGCCGCGCCGAGTCGCTCGGCTTCCACACCGCTTACACCTACGACCACCTCTCGTGGCGGGTGCCGTTCCGCGACGGGCCCTGGTTCGGCGCTGTGCCCACGCTGACGGCGGCGGCCACGGCGACGACCCGGCTGCGCCTGGGCACCCTGGTCACCTCGCCGAACTTCCGGCACCCCGTGACGCTGGCGAAGGAGCTCATCTCCCTCGACGACGTCTCCGGCGGGCGCGTCACGCTCGGCATCGGGGCCGGGGGCAGCGGCTTCGACGCGACGGCGCTGGGCCAGGAGCCGTGGACGCCGAAGGAGCGGGCGGACCGCTTCGCCGAGTTCGTGCCGCTGCTGGACCGGCTGCTGACGGAGCCGGCGCTGACGTTCGAGGGCCGGTTCTACTCGGCGGTGGAGGCACGCACCGTGCCCGGCTGCGTGCAGCGGCCCCGGCTGCCGTTCGCCGTGGCGGCGAACGGCCCGCGCGGCCTGCGGCTCGCGGCCCGGCACGGGCAGGCGTGGGTGACCACCGGCGATCCGAAGCTGGGCGACTCGGGGACGCCGGAGCAGTCGCTGACCGCCGTCGGGGAGCAGATCGAACGGCTGGGGGCCGCCTGCGAGGCCGCCGGCCGGGACGCGGCGGAGTTGGAGAAGGTGCTGCTCATCGGCTTCACTCCGGACCGCCCACTGGATTCGGTGGAGGCGTTCGTGGACTTCGCGGGGCGTCACGCGGAGGTCGGCGTCACGGAACTGGTGATGCACTGGCCGATCCCGGGGACGCGGTTCGCGGCCGACCAGGGAGTTTTCGAACGCATCGCCACGGAGGTCCCGGGTCGGCTCTGA
- the cydD gene encoding thiol reductant ABC exporter subunit CydD: MRPIDPRLIRHARATRLFLLAAVVLGLAGAGLVIGQAMLIAEIVVRAFQQGADVSSLARPLLLLVLVSLGRALVAWLTELSAHRSSAAVKSELRMRLLVHASALGPAWLGGRRTGELTTLATRGIDALDDYFARYLPQLGLAAVVPAAVLARIVWSDWIAAATIAVTLPLIPIFMVLIGWATQTHMDRQWRLLARLSHHFLDLVDGLPTLRVFGRAKAQADNIRAITGDYRSATLRTLRIAFLSSFALELLATISVALVAVGIGMRLVHGELDLYTGLVVLILAPEAYLPLRQVGAQYHAAAEGIAAADEAFAVLETPLPEGGDRPLGPVGPVRELRLDGVSVRHEGRTTASLPVTDLTVRAGETVALVGPSGAGKSTLLAAVLGFTRPDTGRVRVDGVDLAELDLAEWHRRIAWLPQHPYLFAGTVADNVRLARPEAGDDAVRAALRDAGATELDASAEVGEGGAGLSAGQRQRVALARAFLADRPVLLLDEPTAALDGSTEGAVVDAIRRLAAGRTVLLVVHRPALLAVADRVVRIGGPPMVTPPPRTTVGGRADGDAPATGAVGGRAPEEAMFHVKPPPGAAATPQPSPAPAAAPAPDALSRVRSAGRRLRGRFALAATLGALALASAVGLMAVSGWLISRASEQPPVLYLLTAVTATRAFGIGRAVFRYAERLVSHDAVLRVLADLRVAVYTRLERLAPAALHRSRRGDMLARLVGDVDALQDYFLRWLLPVVSAAVVSVGATGFTAWLLPEAGAALAVGLLLAGVGVPWLTSVVARRAGRRLAPARGVLSARTVELLTGVGELTVAGALPSRVAAARHADAELTAIAARGSAATALAGAATALVTGVTVVAAAAFGVAAVQTGRLEGVWLAVVVLTPLAAFEAVLGLPSAAQYRQRVRRSAERLHEVMDTPEPVREPRTPLPEPESVFPLQLRDVTVRHPGQARPALAGVDLTLTPGRRVAVVGRSGSGKTTLAHTLLRFLDPESGTYLYGGADAASYDSDTVRRGVGLCAQDAHLFDSTLRENLRLARPGATDADLRRALAQARLLDWVEALPQGLDTPVGEHGARLSGGQRQRLALARALLAGFPVLVLDEPAEHLDLETADALTADLLTATEGRTTLLITHRLAGLAAVDEVVVLEGGRCVQRGPYAELSTVPGPLRELLAREAESDALRSTGGRDDAPDTALRTLLPQT, from the coding sequence GTGCGCCCGATAGACCCGCGGCTGATCCGCCACGCGCGCGCCACCCGGCTGTTCCTCCTGGCCGCGGTGGTGCTCGGGCTGGCCGGCGCGGGCCTGGTCATCGGCCAGGCCATGCTGATCGCCGAGATCGTCGTCCGCGCCTTCCAGCAGGGCGCCGACGTGTCCTCTCTCGCACGGCCGCTGCTGCTGCTCGTGCTCGTCTCCCTGGGCCGGGCCCTCGTGGCCTGGCTCACGGAGCTGTCCGCGCACCGTTCCAGCGCTGCTGTGAAGTCGGAGCTGCGCATGCGGCTGCTGGTCCATGCCTCCGCGCTGGGGCCCGCCTGGCTCGGCGGCCGGCGGACCGGTGAGCTGACGACGCTCGCCACCCGGGGGATCGACGCACTCGACGACTACTTCGCCCGCTACCTCCCGCAACTGGGGCTGGCGGCCGTCGTCCCGGCCGCCGTGCTGGCCCGCATCGTCTGGTCGGACTGGATCGCCGCAGCCACGATCGCGGTGACGCTGCCGCTGATCCCCATCTTCATGGTGCTGATCGGCTGGGCCACCCAGACCCACATGGACCGGCAGTGGCGGCTGCTCGCACGGCTCTCCCACCACTTCCTCGATCTGGTGGACGGACTGCCCACGCTCCGGGTGTTCGGGCGCGCGAAGGCACAGGCCGACAACATCCGGGCCATCACCGGTGACTACCGGTCCGCGACCCTGCGCACCCTGCGCATCGCCTTCCTCTCCTCCTTCGCACTGGAGCTGCTCGCGACGATCTCCGTCGCGCTGGTGGCGGTGGGCATCGGCATGCGGCTGGTGCACGGAGAGCTGGATCTGTACACCGGGCTCGTCGTGCTCATCCTGGCGCCCGAGGCGTACCTGCCGCTGCGCCAGGTGGGTGCGCAGTACCACGCCGCCGCCGAAGGGATCGCGGCGGCGGACGAGGCCTTCGCGGTGCTGGAGACGCCGCTGCCCGAAGGGGGCGACCGCCCGCTGGGGCCGGTCGGCCCCGTTCGGGAGCTGCGGCTGGACGGGGTCAGCGTCCGGCACGAGGGCCGGACCACCGCGTCGCTGCCGGTCACCGACCTGACCGTGCGGGCGGGCGAGACGGTCGCCCTGGTCGGCCCCTCGGGGGCGGGGAAGTCCACGCTGCTCGCCGCCGTGCTGGGCTTCACCCGGCCGGACACCGGCCGGGTCCGAGTGGACGGCGTGGACCTGGCGGAGCTGGACCTCGCGGAGTGGCACCGGCGCATCGCCTGGCTGCCCCAGCACCCGTACCTGTTCGCCGGGACGGTCGCGGACAACGTGCGGCTGGCGCGTCCCGAGGCGGGCGACGACGCCGTCCGTGCGGCGCTCCGCGACGCCGGGGCCACCGAGCTGGACGCCTCGGCGGAGGTGGGGGAGGGCGGGGCCGGGCTCTCCGCCGGTCAGCGGCAACGCGTGGCGCTGGCCCGCGCGTTCCTCGCCGACCGGCCGGTGCTGCTGCTCGACGAACCGACCGCCGCGTTGGACGGTTCCACCGAGGGTGCCGTGGTGGACGCGATCCGGCGGCTCGCCGCAGGCCGTACCGTGCTGCTGGTCGTCCACCGTCCCGCACTGCTGGCGGTGGCGGACCGCGTCGTCCGGATCGGCGGCCCACCGATGGTGACGCCGCCCCCGAGGACGACGGTCGGCGGCCGGGCGGACGGGGACGCTCCGGCGACCGGTGCGGTGGGTGGCCGTGCACCGGAAGAGGCCATGTTTCACGTGAAACCACCTCCCGGGGCCGCCGCCACCCCCCAGCCCTCACCGGCCCCGGCGGCGGCCCCGGCGCCGGACGCGCTGAGCCGCGTCCGGAGTGCGGGACGCCGGCTGCGCGGCCGGTTCGCCCTCGCGGCCACGCTGGGCGCGCTGGCCCTGGCCAGCGCGGTCGGGCTGATGGCGGTGTCGGGCTGGCTCATCTCCCGGGCGTCCGAACAGCCCCCGGTGCTCTACCTGCTGACGGCCGTCACCGCGACCCGGGCCTTCGGTATCGGCCGAGCCGTCTTCCGCTACGCCGAGCGCCTCGTCTCCCACGACGCGGTCCTGCGCGTGCTCGCGGACCTGCGCGTGGCGGTGTACACACGCCTGGAACGGCTCGCTCCGGCGGCTCTGCACCGCAGCCGCCGGGGAGACATGCTGGCCCGGCTGGTGGGGGACGTGGACGCCCTCCAGGACTACTTCCTCCGCTGGCTCCTCCCCGTCGTGTCCGCAGCCGTGGTCTCCGTCGGGGCGACGGGATTCACGGCGTGGCTGCTGCCGGAGGCCGGGGCGGCCCTGGCCGTCGGGCTGCTGCTGGCCGGGGTGGGCGTGCCGTGGCTGACCTCCGTGGTGGCCCGCCGAGCCGGACGCAGGCTGGCCCCCGCGCGCGGCGTCCTGAGCGCGCGGACCGTCGAACTGTTGACCGGTGTCGGTGAGCTGACCGTGGCCGGGGCCCTGCCCTCCCGCGTCGCCGCCGCCCGCCACGCCGACGCGGAACTGACCGCTATCGCGGCGCGCGGGTCCGCCGCAACGGCCCTGGCCGGTGCCGCGACGGCGCTGGTGACGGGGGTGACCGTCGTGGCGGCCGCCGCCTTCGGCGTCGCAGCCGTGCAGACGGGACGGCTGGAGGGCGTCTGGCTGGCGGTCGTCGTGCTGACCCCGCTCGCGGCCTTCGAGGCGGTACTCGGACTGCCGTCGGCCGCGCAGTACCGGCAGCGAGTGCGGCGCAGCGCCGAACGCCTGCACGAGGTGATGGACACCCCCGAACCGGTGCGGGAGCCGCGTACGCCGCTGCCGGAACCCGAGAGCGTCTTCCCGCTGCAGCTGCGGGACGTGACGGTCCGCCATCCGGGGCAGGCGCGCCCGGCCCTGGCCGGGGTCGACCTCACCCTGACCCCCGGCCGGCGGGTCGCCGTGGTCGGCCGCTCGGGTTCGGGCAAGACGACGCTCGCCCACACCCTGCTGCGGTTCCTGGACCCGGAGTCCGGGACGTACCTCTACGGCGGCGCCGACGCGGCGTCCTACGACTCGGACACCGTGCGGCGCGGCGTGGGCCTGTGCGCCCAGGACGCCCACCTCTTCGACTCCACGCTGCGGGAGAACCTGCGGCTGGCCCGGCCGGGCGCGACGGACGCAGACCTGCGCCGGGCGCTCGCGCAGGCCCGGCTGCTCGACTGGGTGGAGGCGCTGCCGCAGGGGCTGGACACCCCGGTGGGCGAACACGGCGCCCGCCTCTCGGGCGGGCAGCGGCAGCGGCTCGCCCTGGCCCGCGCGCTCCTCGCCGGGTTCCCGGTCCTCGTCCTCGACGAACCGGCCGAGCACCTGGACCTGGAGACGGCGGACGCGCTCACGGCGGACCTGCTCACGGCCACCGAGGGCCGGACCACGCTGCTCATCACCCACCGACTGGCCGGGCTCGCCGCCGTGGACGAGGTCGTCGTGCTGGAGGGCGGACGCTGTGTGCAGCGCGGCCCGTACGCGGAGCTGTCCACCGTGCCCGGACCGCTGCGCGAGCTGCTCGCCCGGGAGGCGGAGAGCGACGCACTCCGGTCCACTGGAGGGAGGGACGACGCTCCGGACACCGCGCTCCGGACGCTGCTGCCGCAGACCTGA
- a CDS encoding sensor histidine kinase, protein MAPHDPDADRAPAPGAEAVTGSLAEQLAAESLQSLTPELVRRLPQALEAMVAIGGDVDLRTVLDRIVRTAAALTDARHAAIGVLGVEESAALDDYVTHGDASTIRSRIRGRPDAHFLSVPIRVRDEPFGHLYLSDKADGSPFTDADLQLIRVVATEAGIAIGHVRLLESARQRARWIDGSAALTTALLQGTGDALSVVAEQARRLADAAAGLVLTPSDEGGLEIVAVAGDDPDALLGVRIPPHSPLVAALLLGQPVFVADCATDPRMMTRAAARYGPSMMLPLGNEGRILGTLAVPRKPGAPLFTATERTLAQRFASQAALALLLTEAQQDRERLAVYEDRDRIARDLHDLVIQRLFATGMLLESARKRAGRPPDAEAAPEVRDRISQAVDELDTTIQEIRTAIYALQQAPAPHPESLRTRVLREVGAAALAAGFQPAATFTGMVDVLVGEQAGRNLVAAAREALSNAVRHAGGSRIELTVDASVTLPDGRPGVRLTVADDGVGLPPDGRRSGLVNLRRRAEQLGGTCRTAPGLGGAGTTLVWEVPL, encoded by the coding sequence ATGGCGCCGCACGACCCGGACGCCGACCGTGCCCCCGCGCCCGGTGCGGAGGCGGTCACCGGTTCACTCGCCGAGCAGCTGGCCGCCGAGTCGTTGCAGAGCCTGACGCCCGAGCTGGTCCGCAGGCTGCCGCAGGCCCTGGAGGCGATGGTCGCGATCGGCGGTGACGTCGACCTGCGGACGGTGCTCGACCGCATCGTCCGCACCGCCGCAGCGCTCACCGACGCCCGGCACGCGGCGATCGGGGTGCTGGGCGTCGAGGAGAGCGCCGCACTCGACGACTACGTCACCCACGGCGACGCGTCGACCATCCGCAGCCGCATCCGGGGCAGGCCCGACGCGCACTTCCTCAGCGTTCCGATCCGGGTGCGGGACGAGCCGTTCGGCCACCTCTACCTGAGTGACAAGGCCGACGGTTCGCCTTTCACGGACGCCGACCTCCAGCTGATCAGGGTCGTGGCGACGGAGGCCGGCATCGCCATCGGGCACGTGCGGCTCCTGGAATCCGCCCGGCAGCGGGCCCGATGGATCGACGGCAGCGCCGCCCTGACGACGGCCCTGCTCCAGGGGACGGGCGACGCCCTGTCGGTGGTCGCCGAGCAGGCACGGAGGCTGGCCGACGCCGCTGCGGGCCTGGTACTGACCCCGAGCGACGAGGGCGGCCTGGAGATCGTGGCCGTGGCCGGGGACGACCCGGACGCTCTGCTGGGCGTGCGCATCCCGCCGCACAGCCCCCTGGTGGCCGCCCTGCTGCTGGGGCAGCCCGTCTTCGTGGCGGACTGCGCCACCGATCCGCGCATGATGACGCGTGCGGCGGCCCGCTACGGGCCGAGCATGATGCTCCCACTGGGCAACGAGGGCCGCATCCTCGGCACGCTCGCGGTGCCCCGGAAGCCGGGCGCCCCCCTGTTCACCGCGACCGAGCGCACCCTGGCGCAGCGGTTCGCCTCCCAGGCGGCCCTCGCGCTGTTGCTGACCGAGGCGCAGCAGGACCGGGAACGGCTGGCCGTCTACGAGGACCGCGACCGCATCGCCCGGGACCTCCACGACCTCGTGATCCAGCGGCTCTTCGCCACCGGCATGCTGCTGGAGAGCGCGCGCAAGCGGGCCGGCCGCCCGCCCGACGCCGAGGCGGCGCCGGAGGTGCGGGACCGGATCTCGCAAGCCGTGGACGAACTGGACACCACGATCCAGGAGATCCGCACCGCCATCTACGCACTCCAGCAGGCGCCCGCGCCCCACCCGGAGTCGCTGCGCACCCGGGTGCTGCGGGAGGTGGGCGCCGCCGCCCTCGCCGCCGGCTTCCAGCCCGCGGCGACGTTCACGGGGATGGTGGACGTCCTGGTCGGTGAGCAGGCGGGCCGGAACCTGGTGGCGGCGGCCCGCGAGGCGCTCTCCAACGCCGTGCGGCACGCGGGCGGGAGCCGGATCGAGCTGACGGTCGACGCCTCCGTCACCCTGCCCGACGGCCGTCCGGGCGTGCGTCTCACCGTGGCGGACGACGGCGTGGGGCTGCCGCCGGACGGGCGGCGCAGTGGGCTCGTCAACCTGCGCCGCCGGGCGGAGCAGCTGGGTGGCACCTGCCGCACGGCACCCGGTCTGGGCGGCGCGGGCACCACGCTCGTGTGGGAGGTGCCGTTGTGA
- a CDS encoding Cof-type HAD-IIB family hydrolase has protein sequence MVTVTDAPATFRRVPLPARVPRLIATDLDGTLLHDDKSVSARTVAALDAAEKAGIEVFFVTGRPARWMDVVSDHVHRHGLAICGNGAAVVDLHRGREIVEVRELSHSSAMAVVRALREVAPGVTFAVERTGGITYEPDYPPFFEDPGAVVAPIAKLLGEGGGDGHRAGRHRGRGLGAEQPVLKLLAHHTELAPDFFLELARRAAGDFAEFTRSSPSALLEVSGRGVSKASTLARCCLARGIAPDEVVAFGDMPNDLEMLTWAGTSYAMANGHAQVRAATTFETLSNNEDGVAVAIEGLLTLR, from the coding sequence ATGGTTACCGTGACTGATGCCCCCGCTACGTTCCGTCGTGTTCCCCTGCCCGCACGTGTGCCGCGGCTGATCGCCACGGACCTGGACGGCACCCTGCTGCACGACGACAAGTCCGTGTCCGCGCGGACGGTCGCGGCGCTGGACGCGGCGGAGAAGGCGGGGATCGAGGTCTTCTTCGTCACCGGCCGGCCGGCCCGGTGGATGGACGTCGTCAGCGACCACGTGCACCGGCACGGACTGGCGATCTGCGGCAACGGAGCGGCCGTGGTGGACCTGCACCGGGGGCGGGAGATCGTCGAGGTGCGGGAGCTGAGCCACTCGTCGGCCATGGCAGTGGTGAGGGCCTTGCGCGAGGTGGCCCCGGGGGTGACGTTCGCCGTGGAGCGGACCGGGGGCATCACCTACGAGCCGGACTACCCGCCGTTCTTCGAGGACCCGGGTGCGGTGGTGGCGCCGATCGCGAAGCTGCTCGGCGAGGGCGGCGGGGACGGGCACCGGGCGGGCCGGCACCGGGGCCGGGGCCTCGGTGCGGAGCAGCCGGTCCTCAAGCTGCTCGCGCACCACACCGAGCTGGCGCCGGACTTCTTCCTGGAGCTGGCGCGCAGGGCCGCCGGGGACTTCGCGGAGTTCACCCGGTCCAGCCCGAGCGCGTTGCTGGAGGTGAGCGGGCGCGGGGTGAGCAAGGCGAGCACGCTGGCGCGCTGCTGCCTGGCGCGGGGGATCGCGCCCGACGAGGTCGTGGCCTTCGGCGACATGCCCAACGACCTGGAGATGCTGACCTGGGCCGGCACGTCGTACGCCATGGCCAACGGCCATGCGCAGGTGCGGGCGGCGACGACCTTCGAGACGCTCAGCAACAACGAGGACGGCGTCGCGGTGGCCATCGAGGGGTTGCTGACGTTGCGGTAG
- a CDS encoding cyclophilin-like fold protein — MSETPEARSIRIVWPAGRLTATLDDTPAARALLGALPVESRAATWGEEVYFDTGLSLPLESGALQVVDPGTVAFWTEGDALALPYGPTPISRGDECRLAGPCNVLGSVDGDPRRLATVRSGDPVRVELA, encoded by the coding sequence ATGAGCGAGACACCCGAAGCCCGCAGCATCCGCATCGTCTGGCCCGCCGGCCGGCTCACCGCGACCCTCGACGACACTCCGGCCGCGCGGGCCCTGCTGGGCGCCCTCCCGGTCGAGTCCCGGGCCGCGACCTGGGGCGAGGAGGTCTACTTCGACACCGGGCTGAGCCTTCCGCTGGAGAGCGGCGCCCTGCAGGTCGTCGACCCGGGCACCGTCGCGTTCTGGACGGAGGGCGACGCCCTCGCGCTGCCCTACGGACCCACACCGATATCCCGTGGGGACGAGTGCCGGCTGGCCGGCCCGTGCAACGTGCTGGGGTCCGTCGACGGCGACCCCCGCCGGCTCGCGACGGTCCGCAGCGGCGACCCCGTCCGTGTCGAGCTCGCCTGA
- the cydB gene encoding cytochrome d ubiquinol oxidase subunit II: protein MELPTLWFVLIAVLWTGYFFLEGFDFGVGVLTKVLARDRAERRVLINTIGPVWDGNEVWLLAAAGGTFAAFPDWYATLFSGFYLPLLAVLISLIVRGVAFEYRAKRPEERWQRNWEHAVFWCSALPAFLWGVIFAGVVRGVPIDAEKEYVGTLLDLFTPYALLGGLLTLALFTFHGAVFTALKTVGDIRARARKLATGLGVFVTVLALAFLGATQADGGGSASLAAFLVAVAGLLAALVANGRGREGWAFTFSGVTVVAVVAMLFLVLFPDVMPSSLNEEWNLTVENAASSPYTLTIMTWCAGIATPLVLLYQGWTYWVFRKRIGTQHLAPDPHAGTASDEPTASDEPTAPAAR from the coding sequence ATGGAGCTCCCCACCCTCTGGTTCGTCCTCATCGCCGTCCTGTGGACCGGCTACTTCTTCCTCGAAGGATTCGACTTCGGCGTCGGCGTCCTCACCAAGGTCCTCGCCCGCGACCGCGCCGAGCGCCGCGTCCTGATCAACACCATCGGCCCCGTCTGGGACGGGAACGAGGTCTGGCTGCTCGCCGCGGCGGGCGGGACGTTCGCCGCCTTCCCCGACTGGTACGCCACTCTCTTCTCCGGCTTCTACCTGCCGCTGCTGGCCGTGCTCATCAGCCTCATCGTGCGCGGGGTCGCCTTCGAGTACCGGGCCAAGCGCCCTGAGGAGCGGTGGCAGCGCAACTGGGAGCACGCCGTCTTCTGGTGCTCGGCCCTGCCCGCGTTCCTGTGGGGCGTCATCTTCGCGGGCGTCGTCCGGGGGGTGCCGATCGACGCGGAGAAGGAGTACGTCGGCACGCTGCTGGACCTGTTCACCCCCTACGCCCTGCTGGGCGGGCTGCTCACCCTGGCGCTCTTCACCTTCCACGGCGCGGTGTTCACGGCCCTGAAGACGGTCGGGGACATCCGGGCCCGGGCACGGAAGCTGGCCACGGGGCTGGGTGTCTTCGTCACGGTGCTGGCGTTGGCCTTCCTCGGTGCCACCCAGGCGGACGGCGGCGGGTCGGCCTCCCTGGCCGCCTTCCTGGTGGCCGTGGCCGGGCTGCTCGCGGCGCTCGTCGCGAACGGCCGGGGGCGGGAGGGCTGGGCCTTCACCTTCTCCGGCGTCACCGTCGTGGCGGTGGTGGCCATGCTGTTCCTCGTCCTCTTCCCGGACGTCATGCCCTCCTCGCTGAACGAGGAGTGGAACCTGACCGTGGAGAACGCGGCCTCCAGCCCGTACACGCTGACGATCATGACCTGGTGCGCGGGCATCGCCACGCCGCTCGTCCTGCTCTACCAGGGCTGGACGTACTGGGTCTTCCGCAAGCGCATCGGCACCCAGCACCTCGCACCCGACCCGCACGCGGGGACGGCCTCCGACGAGCCGACGGCCTCCGACGAGCCGACGGCTCCGGCCGCCCGGTGA